The following are encoded together in the Kwoniella europaea PYCC6329 chromosome 1, complete sequence genome:
- a CDS encoding glycylpeptide N-tetradecanoyltransferase, with product MPVPQEDALPVGNPTSSSHTVPAEAQPEVAEVLEKFQKLGEEAAAEEEGDSDDEDGEAEGEGEGVAGEGATEGAGGEGGKKKKKKKKKGKASKAVQKLKNIATGQAPQQVIDAVREQMDPQESNTATDEEIQKALKAADFMKILEGKVALGNKSNSKDLGEHKFWKTQPVPQFPTSSSGAALEEGPIDSYKTPADVKQEPGALPSGFVWSLIDIKNEKQCKEVYDLLSENYVEDDEAMFRFKYSKEFLLWALTAPGYYPDWHIGVRVQKTGKLIAFISGIKIEIRVRSKTFDSADINFLCVHKKLRSKRLTPVLIKEVTRRVNLENVWQAIYTGGVVIPTPIGTCRYWHRNLNPPKLVDIGFSPLPRGYTIARLVKSYSVPPHPRIPGFREMTESDVPQVGDLLRKYLNRFDIAQTFGKDEEVRHWFLSGQGKEDKEGKRVEQVVWSYVVEDPTTNLITDFMSFYSLPSTIMKHPKHDMLKAAYMFYYASDVIFQPGGSADDAATHDLKTNRKLEERLNALSNDMLSIAKAAGFDVLNALSCLDNNMFLQEQKFGPGDGYLNYYLYNWSCAPIDGGQRTTSQKQGSGIGVVML from the exons ATGCCAGTACCACAGGAAGATGCTCTCCCAGTAGGAAACCCAACTTCATCCTCGCATACCGTCCCAGCGGAGGCTCAACCTGAAGTGGCAGAGGTTCTGGAGAAATTTCAGAaattaggtgaagaagcggctgccgaagaggaaggtgacagtgatgatgaagatggtgaggctgagggagaaggagaaggcgTAGCTGGGGAAGGAGCGACAGAGggtgcaggtggtgaaggtggtaagaagaagaaaaagaagaagaagaaggggaaagcTTCAAAAGCTGTTCAGAAGTTGAA GAATATTGCTACGGGTCAAGCACCTCAACAGGTAATTGATGCAGTTCGAGAACAGATGGACCCGCAAGAATCGAATACCGCTACTGATG AGGAAATTCAGAAAGCCTTGAAAGCAGCCGACTTTATGAAAATCttggaaggtaaagtagcTCTGGGTAACAAATCAAATAGCAAAGATCTCGGTGAACATAAA TTCTGGAAAACACAACCTGTCCCTCAATTCCCTACTTCCTCCTCTGGTGCGGCATTAGAAGAAGGTCCGATAGATTCTTACAAGACCCCTGCGGATGTGAAGCAGGAACCTGGGGCTTTACCTTCGGGTTTCGTGTGGAGTCTGATAGATATCAAGAATGAAAAGCAG TGTAAAGAGGTTTATGATTTGTTATCGGAAAATTacgttgaggatgatgaagctatGTTCAGATTCAAGTATTCTAAAGAATTCTTACTTTG GGCATTGACTGCACCAGGATATTATCCAGATTGGCATATTGGTGTAAGAGTCCAAAAGACAGGGAAATTGATCGCTTTCATCTCTGGTATCAAGATTGAGATTAGAGTCAGATCCAA GACATTCGATTCTGCCGATATCAACTTTTTATGTGTTCACAAGAAATTACGATCGAAGAGATTAACTCCTGTCTTAATCAAGGAAGTTACGAGAAGAGTAAACCTGGAGAATGTTTGGCAAGCTATATATACCGGTGGTGTGGTCATTCCCACTCCTATAGGTACTTGTCG ATATTGGCACCGAAACCTCAACCCTCCCAAACTCGTAGACATAGGATTCTCCCCGCTCCCACGAGGATACACTATCGCAAGATTAGTGAAATCATACTCCGTACCTCCTCACCCTAGGATACCAGGATTCAGAGAGATGACCGAAAGCGATGTACCTCAAGTAGGCGATTTATTGAGAAAGTACTTGAACCGATTCGATATCGCTCAGACGTTTGGTAAAGATGAGGAAGTCAGGCATTGGTTCTTATCTGGAcaagggaaggaagataaagaGGGTAAGAGGGTAGAACAGGTTGTATGGTCATACgttgttgag GATCCAACGACCAACCTCATAACCGATTTCATGTCCTTCTATTCCCTCCCATCAACCATAATGAAACATCCCAAACACGATATGCTCAAAGCGGCATACATGTTCTACTACGCTTCCGACGTGATCTTCCAACCTGGTGGATCAGCCGATGATGCTGCCACGCACGACTTGAAAACCAACaggaaattggaagagagattgaacGCTTTGAGTAATGATATGTTGAGTATTGCTAAAGCT GCCGGTTTCGACGTACTTAACGCATTGAGTTGTTTGGATAATAATATGTTCTTACAAGAACAAAAG TTCGGTCCCGGTGATGGTTACTTGAACT ACTACCTATACAACTGGTCTTGCGCACCCATCGACGGTGGTCAGCGAACGACCTCTCAAAAGCAAGGTTCAGGTATAGGTGTGGTGATGCTCTAG